One Pseudomonas rhizophila DNA window includes the following coding sequences:
- a CDS encoding acyltransferase family protein translates to MMGVGSYRLLLAMLVAISHMGVMFVGFNPGVVAVVSFLIISGFVMTPLIDRSYNVPGKIGLFYLDRLLRLYPQFLLYFVLSCAVIHFLLPGTPQAAALTIENIATSLPIVPLGFYMFGITVPEILPPGWSLGLEMCFYLLIPFLILYKARGIAFAVSVTVFLVASLGYVNTDIYGYRLLPGVLFIFLCGSYLYHAQAKGLWVASITTVVAAIMFLAIVVGFIPRRPFNAEVTLGIVLGVPAVHVLSRLKHHWMDEFLGNISYGVFLNHFVVMYVLRAFWPVEYSALMITLVLVLSLALSGLSYYCVERPALKLRHALRAGAKREIAQIPVGRTPA, encoded by the coding sequence ATGATGGGCGTGGGGAGTTATCGGTTGCTGCTGGCCATGCTCGTGGCGATTTCCCACATGGGCGTGATGTTCGTAGGCTTCAACCCCGGCGTTGTTGCCGTGGTGTCGTTTCTGATTATCAGCGGTTTTGTGATGACGCCCTTGATCGACAGGAGCTACAACGTCCCAGGGAAAATCGGCCTGTTCTACCTTGACCGATTGTTGAGACTTTACCCGCAGTTCCTTCTGTATTTCGTCCTCTCCTGCGCGGTGATCCATTTCCTGCTGCCGGGCACGCCACAGGCAGCGGCGCTGACAATCGAAAACATCGCCACCAGCCTGCCCATCGTGCCGCTGGGTTTCTATATGTTCGGCATCACTGTGCCGGAGATCCTGCCACCTGGCTGGTCTCTGGGGCTGGAGATGTGCTTTTACCTGCTGATCCCGTTTCTGATCCTTTATAAGGCCCGAGGCATTGCGTTCGCGGTGTCCGTAACGGTTTTCCTGGTCGCCTCGCTGGGCTACGTCAACACCGACATCTACGGCTACCGTCTACTGCCGGGCGTATTGTTCATCTTCCTGTGTGGCAGCTACCTGTACCACGCCCAGGCCAAAGGACTATGGGTCGCCTCCATCACCACGGTCGTGGCAGCGATAATGTTCCTGGCCATTGTTGTCGGGTTCATTCCCCGCCGCCCCTTCAACGCAGAAGTAACCTTGGGCATAGTCTTGGGTGTGCCGGCGGTGCATGTGCTCAGCAGGCTCAAGCATCACTGGATGGATGAGTTTCTGGGGAATATCAGCTATGGCGTGTTCCTCAACCATTTTGTGGTGATGTACGTGTTGCGGGCGTTCTGGCCGGTTGAGTACAGCGCCCTGATGATTACACTGGTGCTGGTGTTGTCGCTGGCATTGAGTGGCTTGTCGTATTACTGCGTTGAGCGACCGGCGCTGAAGCTGCGCCACGCGTTGAGGGCGGGCGCTAAACGTGAGATCGCACAGATACCCGTGGGCCGCACACCGGCGTAG